The Proteus vulgaris genome has a segment encoding these proteins:
- a CDS encoding lipoprotein, producing the protein MKKLLVICLFSVMLSGCEKPQQTLDGSNVESLRMSIVEMRNSLPLDEQARFDEAIELAILNDINFNDLVIAGRHKNGDMITRKMCQSLDGKTVKEIFSQAEEIRVQKLAFK; encoded by the coding sequence ATGAAAAAATTGTTAGTTATTTGTTTATTTAGTGTCATGTTATCTGGCTGTGAAAAACCTCAACAAACCCTTGATGGCTCTAATGTAGAGTCATTACGTATGTCAATTGTTGAAATGCGTAATTCTCTCCCCCTCGATGAGCAAGCGCGTTTTGACGAAGCAATAGAGTTGGCTATTCTTAATGATATTAATTTTAATGATTTAGTGATTGCGGGGCGTCATAAGAATGGCGATATGATCACCCGCAAAATGTGCCAATCATTAGATGGTAAAACAGTAAAAGAGATATTTTCACAGGCAGAAGAAATAAGAGTGCAAAAATTAGCATTTAAATAA
- the hcr gene encoding HCP oxidoreductase, NADH-dependent produces MTMPSSLCPNRMQVHSIVQETPEVWTLNLINHDFYSYKPGQFALVSINNSDEVMRAYTISSSPGLSPFVTLTVRRLENGVGSGWLTSQVKPGDYLWLSDAQGEFTCAGKEDARYLMLAAGCGVTPVMSMTRWLLNNQPKANITVIFNIREQSQFIFEKEWIELANAYPYNLNFIMMPKLPDNKGIFSGRISQEKLAVLVPDIASRIVMCCGPNSYMEDTGRFARNLGVPAENIFMERFGDEPVCVDENEQLTMTIRHPLSQIKVPVGVTLLTAMEENKVPVFAACRAGVCGSCKTRIVSGDYDVSSTSTLTPEEIAQGYVLACSCRLKGDVELA; encoded by the coding sequence ATGACGATGCCTAGTTCCCTTTGCCCTAATCGTATGCAAGTTCACTCAATTGTTCAGGAAACCCCTGAAGTGTGGACACTAAATTTAATTAATCATGACTTTTATTCATATAAACCAGGCCAATTTGCGTTGGTGAGTATTAATAATAGTGATGAAGTAATGCGAGCTTATACTATTTCATCTTCGCCAGGGCTAAGCCCTTTTGTCACTTTAACTGTTCGCCGCTTAGAAAATGGCGTCGGTTCGGGTTGGTTAACATCACAAGTAAAACCGGGTGATTATCTTTGGTTATCTGATGCACAAGGTGAATTTACATGTGCAGGTAAAGAAGATGCCCGCTATTTAATGTTAGCCGCAGGGTGTGGTGTTACCCCTGTGATGTCAATGACACGCTGGTTGCTTAACAATCAACCTAAAGCGAATATCACCGTTATTTTTAATATTCGTGAGCAAAGTCAGTTTATCTTTGAGAAAGAGTGGATCGAATTAGCCAATGCGTATCCCTATAATCTCAATTTTATTATGATGCCTAAATTACCTGACAATAAAGGGATCTTTAGTGGTCGTATTTCTCAAGAAAAATTAGCTGTATTAGTCCCTGATATTGCGAGTCGCATTGTTATGTGTTGTGGCCCAAATAGTTATATGGAAGACACTGGACGTTTTGCAAGAAATCTTGGTGTACCTGCTGAGAATATCTTTATGGAACGTTTTGGTGATGAACCCGTTTGTGTTGATGAAAATGAACAATTAACCATGACTATTCGTCATCCATTATCGCAAATTAAAGTTCCTGTTGGTGTCACTTTGTTAACGGCAATGGAAGAGAATAAAGTACCCGTTTTTGCTGCTTGTCGTGCAGGTGTTTGTGGCAGTTGTAAAACGAGAATTGTTAGTGGTGATTATGATGTTTCCAGCACCAGTACATTAACGCCTGAAGAGATTGCGCAAGGTTATGTGTTAGCGTGTAGTTGCCGTTTAAAAGGTGATGTTGAGCTAGCATAA
- the hcp gene encoding hydroxylamine reductase has protein sequence MYCVQCEQTMKTPVGNGCAYAQGMCGKTAETSDLQDLLVAVLEGLSAWALAARSVGIIDHDVDSFAPRAFFSTLTNVNFDSDRIVGYAKEAIYFRESLKSRTVAKNAAIQVTNPRAEIQLAGNDLDSLQKQAQLFALNGDKAQIGDDLHGLRMLCLYGLKGAAAYMEHAHVLGQYDNEIYAEYHRYMAWLGTDPADMNELLENAMGIGQMNFRIMAILDKGETQAYGNPTPVTVNVRPVAGKAILISGHDLKDLQMLLEQTEGKGINVYTHGEMLPAHGYPELKKYKHLVGNYGSGWQNQQIEFAKFPGPVLMTSNCIIDPNVGNYGDRIWTRSIVGWPGVKHITGDDFSEMIEQAQSLEGFPYNEIEHLITVGFGRETLLNAADTVIDLVSQKKLRHVFLVGGCDGSRGERSYYTDLAREIPQDCLIMTLACGKYRFNKLDFGTLEGLPRLLDVGQCNDAYSAIMLAVNLAEKLGCGVNDLPLSLILSWFEQKAIVILLTLLSLGVKNIYTGPTAPAFLTDNLLAVLNEKFGMRSITTPEQDLKEILSA, from the coding sequence ATGTATTGTGTGCAATGTGAACAAACAATGAAAACGCCTGTAGGTAATGGTTGTGCCTATGCGCAAGGTATGTGTGGTAAAACAGCAGAAACTTCAGATCTTCAAGATTTACTGGTTGCAGTATTAGAAGGACTTTCAGCGTGGGCATTAGCAGCACGTAGTGTTGGTATTATTGATCATGATGTTGATAGCTTTGCGCCTCGCGCTTTTTTCTCTACGTTAACCAACGTCAACTTCGATTCTGATCGCATTGTCGGTTATGCGAAAGAAGCTATCTATTTCCGTGAAAGTTTGAAATCTCGTACTGTAGCGAAAAATGCCGCAATTCAAGTCACTAATCCAAGAGCTGAAATTCAATTAGCAGGTAACGATTTAGACAGTTTACAAAAACAAGCCCAGCTTTTTGCCTTAAATGGTGATAAAGCACAAATCGGTGATGATCTTCATGGCTTACGTATGCTGTGTTTGTATGGTTTAAAAGGGGCTGCTGCTTATATGGAGCATGCGCATGTTTTAGGTCAATACGATAATGAGATTTATGCAGAATATCACCGTTATATGGCGTGGTTAGGAACGGATCCTGCTGATATGAATGAATTGTTAGAAAATGCGATGGGCATTGGCCAAATGAACTTCCGCATTATGGCGATTCTGGATAAAGGCGAAACTCAAGCTTACGGTAACCCAACGCCAGTTACTGTTAATGTGCGTCCTGTTGCGGGTAAAGCAATATTAATTTCAGGCCATGATCTGAAAGATTTACAAATGCTACTTGAGCAAACGGAAGGTAAAGGGATCAACGTTTATACTCATGGTGAAATGTTACCAGCTCATGGCTATCCAGAACTTAAAAAATATAAACACTTAGTGGGTAACTATGGTAGTGGCTGGCAGAATCAGCAAATCGAATTTGCGAAATTCCCCGGCCCTGTACTAATGACATCAAACTGTATTATTGATCCTAATGTCGGTAATTATGGCGATCGTATTTGGACTCGCAGTATTGTTGGTTGGCCGGGTGTAAAACACATCACTGGCGATGATTTCTCTGAAATGATTGAACAAGCACAATCATTAGAAGGTTTCCCATACAATGAAATTGAGCATTTAATTACTGTCGGTTTCGGTCGTGAAACACTATTAAATGCTGCTGATACTGTGATCGATTTAGTCTCACAGAAAAAATTACGTCATGTTTTCTTGGTTGGTGGTTGTGATGGTAGCCGTGGTGAACGTAGTTATTACACTGATTTAGCAAGAGAAATTCCACAAGATTGTTTAATCATGACCTTAGCTTGTGGTAAATATCGTTTTAATAAATTAGATTTTGGTACTTTAGAAGGGTTACCACGCTTACTTGATGTGGGTCAGTGTAATGATGCTTATTCTGCGATTATGCTAGCTGTTAATCTAGCTGAAAAATTAGGTTGTGGTGTCAATGATTTACCACTGTCCTTAATTTTGTCGTGGTTTGAGCAAAAAGCGATTGTTATTTTATTAACTCTGCTTTCATTAGGCGTAAAAAATATTTATACCGGTCCTACAGCCCCTGCGTTCTTAACAGACAATTTGCTTGCGGTTTTAAATGAGAAATTCGGTATGCGCTCAATCACTACACCAGAACAAGATCTTAAAGAGATCCTGTCAGCTTAA
- the aldB gene encoding aldehyde dehydrogenase, producing the protein MIKLNNVPSEFRPLESYKMLIGGEWVTSTSQKTTKTYSPATGELLSEYQSGSAEDVNRAVTAARNAFKTWRKTSPAERQALLLKIADRLEQEQERFAWIESLDNGKPLNESKNIDLPASIDHFRYFAGVIRSHTDESAVLDENTISLVIREPIGVVGQIIPWNFPLLMAAWKLAPAIAAGDTVVINPATLTSLSLLELGRILNEILPAGVINIVTGRGSVVGQAILEHEDIDKLAFTGSTNVGYTVAEAAAKKMVPATLELGGKSANIVFPDANMKKAVKYSALAILMNQGQACESGSRLFLHKDIHDEFLKALKTEFESIRVGDPLDPNTQMGTQVSQDQMDTILGYIELAKKEGATVLTGGERITGEGYDDGFFVRPTIIINATNQMRVAREEIFGPVLCVIPFDNEDEVIEMANDSEYGLGGGVWTQDINRALRVAKAVRTGRMWVNTYHELPAHAPFGGYKKSGLGRETHKMMLDAYSQVKNIFISMKE; encoded by the coding sequence ATGATTAAATTAAATAATGTTCCATCAGAATTTCGTCCTCTAGAAAGCTACAAAATGCTAATTGGTGGAGAATGGGTAACTAGCACATCACAAAAAACAACCAAAACCTATAGCCCTGCAACCGGTGAATTATTAAGTGAATACCAATCTGGAAGTGCAGAAGATGTCAACCGTGCAGTCACGGCTGCACGTAACGCATTCAAAACATGGAGGAAAACTTCTCCAGCAGAACGCCAAGCCCTCTTATTAAAAATTGCAGATCGCTTAGAGCAAGAACAAGAACGCTTTGCTTGGATTGAATCATTAGATAATGGTAAGCCACTCAATGAGTCGAAAAACATCGATTTACCTGCCTCTATTGACCATTTTCGATATTTTGCAGGCGTGATACGCTCTCATACCGATGAAAGTGCCGTCCTAGACGAAAATACCATTAGTCTTGTTATTCGTGAACCGATTGGTGTTGTAGGACAAATTATTCCATGGAACTTCCCACTATTAATGGCAGCATGGAAATTAGCACCAGCCATTGCAGCAGGTGATACTGTTGTGATTAACCCAGCAACATTGACTTCCCTTTCATTATTAGAGCTAGGTCGTATTTTAAATGAAATATTACCGGCAGGTGTGATTAATATTGTTACAGGACGTGGTTCTGTTGTAGGACAAGCTATTTTAGAACACGAAGATATTGATAAACTTGCATTTACAGGTTCTACCAATGTGGGTTATACCGTGGCAGAAGCGGCTGCGAAAAAAATGGTTCCTGCGACATTGGAATTAGGCGGTAAATCAGCCAATATCGTATTCCCTGATGCAAATATGAAAAAAGCAGTCAAATATTCAGCATTGGCAATATTAATGAACCAAGGACAAGCGTGTGAATCAGGTTCACGTCTGTTCTTACATAAAGATATCCATGATGAATTTCTGAAAGCATTAAAAACTGAATTTGAGAGTATTCGTGTTGGTGATCCGCTTGATCCTAATACGCAAATGGGTACACAAGTTAGCCAAGATCAAATGGATACTATCTTAGGCTATATTGAACTCGCGAAGAAAGAAGGTGCCACCGTTTTAACAGGAGGTGAACGCATTACAGGTGAAGGTTACGACGACGGCTTCTTTGTTCGTCCGACCATTATCATCAATGCAACTAACCAAATGCGTGTTGCTCGCGAAGAAATTTTTGGACCTGTATTGTGTGTTATTCCATTCGATAACGAAGATGAAGTAATCGAAATGGCTAATGACTCTGAATATGGTCTCGGTGGCGGTGTTTGGACGCAAGATATTAACCGTGCTTTACGTGTTGCAAAAGCGGTAAGAACAGGCCGTATGTGGGTTAACACTTATCACGAACTCCCTGCCCATGCTCCATTTGGAGGCTACAAGAAGTCAGGTTTAGGTCGTGAAACACACAAAATGATGCTAGATGCTTATAGTCAAGTGAAAAACATCTTCATCAGTATGAAAGAATAA
- a CDS encoding sodium:alanine symporter: MVNRAKRGITAASFSAAIPGGNYIVAIALAIFAFTTILGWSFYGEKCVQYLFGPKAIMPFRVAWLIALPVGATQSLEFVWLLADTLNAMMAIPNLIALALLSPVVYRLTKDHIKDVNADHIGLDKETDAVSKKKAEVE; encoded by the coding sequence ATGGTTAACCGGGCAAAGCGGGGCATAACTGCGGCTTCATTCTCTGCTGCTATTCCTGGCGGTAACTACATTGTGGCGATTGCATTAGCTATTTTTGCATTCACTACGATTTTAGGATGGAGTTTTTACGGTGAAAAATGTGTGCAATATCTTTTTGGGCCTAAAGCGATTATGCCATTTCGTGTTGCATGGCTGATTGCGTTACCCGTGGGGGCTACACAATCGTTAGAGTTTGTGTGGTTACTAGCCGATACTCTTAATGCAATGATGGCTATTCCTAACTTAATTGCATTAGCCTTATTAAGCCCTGTTGTTTATCGCTTAACAAAAGATCATATAAAAGATGTTAACGCCGATCATATTGGGTTAGATAAAGAAACTGATGCAGTGAGCAAAAAAAAAGCTGAAGTAGAGTAA
- a CDS encoding sodium:alanine symporter: protein MDFITNILSAINGVVWGVPMLVGILGIGLFMQFRLGFLPIRKLGTGFKLLFEKNDKRGEGQISPFNALMTALSATIGTGNIAGVATAVVLGGPGALFWMWMTALVGMATKYSEAVLAVRFREVDKYGNYVGGPMYYIKNGLGKNWIWLGTLFAIFGSFAGFGIGNTVQANSVADVLQSNFGISTTITAIVLVVLVGAVLIGGIKRIADVAGKLVPIMTVGYFGAGIVVLALNVTAIPDAIVLIVKSAFTPIAAQGGFAGAAVWAAIRFGVARGVFSNEAGLGSAPIAHATAKTQNPVRQGLIAMLGTFIDTIIVCSVTGLTIIITGQWLTGQSGA, encoded by the coding sequence ATGGATTTCATCACGAATATATTAAGTGCTATAAATGGCGTGGTATGGGGAGTACCGATGCTTGTCGGTATTCTTGGTATTGGTCTTTTTATGCAGTTCCGGCTCGGTTTTTTACCTATACGAAAATTGGGTACAGGGTTTAAGCTTCTATTTGAAAAAAATGATAAAAGAGGTGAAGGACAAATATCGCCCTTTAATGCCCTGATGACTGCACTTTCTGCAACAATCGGAACAGGTAATATAGCTGGTGTTGCAACAGCTGTTGTATTAGGTGGTCCCGGCGCGTTGTTTTGGATGTGGATGACGGCATTAGTGGGGATGGCAACGAAGTATTCAGAGGCCGTATTAGCAGTACGTTTTCGTGAAGTTGATAAATACGGAAACTATGTTGGTGGCCCAATGTATTATATCAAAAATGGTTTGGGTAAAAATTGGATTTGGTTAGGTACACTGTTCGCTATTTTTGGTAGTTTTGCTGGCTTCGGTATTGGTAATACAGTACAAGCTAACTCTGTCGCGGATGTATTACAGAGTAATTTTGGTATTTCAACCACGATTACCGCTATTGTGTTAGTTGTCTTAGTCGGAGCGGTGTTAATTGGGGGAATTAAACGTATTGCTGATGTTGCAGGTAAATTAGTTCCAATTATGACTGTCGGTTATTTTGGTGCAGGTATTGTGGTTTTAGCACTCAACGTGACAGCCATTCCTGATGCCATTGTTCTTATTGTTAAATCAGCATTTACACCAATTGCTGCTCAAGGTGGATTCGCTGGTGCCGCGGTTTGGGCTGCTATCCGTTTCGGTGTCGCGCGTGGTGTTTTCTCTAATGAAGCTGGATTGGGTAGTGCACCGATTGCACACGCAACGGCAAAAACACAAAACCCTGTTCGCCAAGGTTTGATTGCGATGTTGGGAACTTTTATCGATACCATTATAGTGTGTTCAGTTACAGGCTTAACCATAATTATTACTGGCCAATGGTTAACCGGGCAAAGCGGGGCATAA
- the clcA_1 gene encoding chloride channel protein — MHNRKSIQNSQNERRFNLFRKAQETNLAPLKVLLLSAIVGSLAGLVGVLFEKSVSWVINFRQEELVKTFTNPYILAISTLLFSSILAMLGYYLVKKFSPESGGSGIPEIEGAMIDIRPVRWWRVLPVKFIASIGTLGSGMVLGREGPTVQLGCQYWPIG, encoded by the coding sequence ATGCATAACCGTAAATCTATCCAAAATAGCCAAAATGAACGACGTTTTAATTTATTCAGAAAAGCACAAGAAACCAATCTCGCACCACTGAAAGTCCTGCTACTGTCTGCCATAGTCGGTTCGCTTGCTGGGTTAGTGGGTGTTTTATTTGAAAAAAGTGTGAGCTGGGTTATAAACTTCAGGCAAGAAGAACTCGTCAAAACCTTCACTAATCCTTATATTCTAGCTATTAGCACATTACTTTTTTCTTCTATTTTAGCCATGTTAGGTTACTATTTAGTCAAGAAATTCTCGCCTGAATCAGGTGGCTCTGGTATCCCTGAAATTGAAGGAGCAATGATAGATATTCGCCCTGTTCGTTGGTGGCGAGTATTACCGGTAAAATTCATTGCCAGTATTGGAACATTGGGTTCAGGGATGGTATTAGGACGAGAAGGCCCGACAGTTCAATTGGGGTGCCAATATTGGCCAATTGGTTAA
- the clcA_2 gene encoding chloride channel protein: MVNDISHLKDKESRHTLLATGAAAGLTAAFNAPLAGILFIIEEMRPQFKYSLISIKAVFIGVIMSCIVFRLFNGEGGVIHIGKFSSAPLNTLWLYLVLGMLFGIIGVIFSKLLFYVSNSISAFLSR; this comes from the coding sequence TTGGTTAATGACATTTCTCACTTAAAAGATAAAGAATCACGCCACACATTATTAGCAACAGGTGCAGCCGCTGGGTTAACCGCAGCTTTTAATGCTCCTCTTGCGGGTATTTTATTTATTATTGAAGAGATGCGACCTCAATTTAAATACAGCCTTATTTCAATTAAAGCAGTTTTTATCGGTGTTATTATGTCGTGCATTGTCTTTCGCTTATTTAATGGTGAAGGCGGTGTGATTCATATTGGTAAATTTTCATCCGCCCCACTCAATACGCTTTGGTTATATTTAGTTTTAGGTATGCTATTTGGCATTATCGGTGTCATATTCAGTAAATTACTTTTTTATGTTTCAAACTCAATTTCAGCATTTTTATCAAGATAA
- the clcA_3 gene encoding chloride channel protein, producing the protein MFQTQFQHFYQDKISRFVLTGGIIGGLCGLLALIMPEITGGGFSIIPALSTGQYSLIAVLLFFILRTITSIISFASGAPGGIFAPTLALGTLFGSAFGLMATLLFPDYQIQIGTFAIAGMGALFAATVRAPLTGIVLVLEMTDNYQLILPMIITCLGATMLAQLLGGRPIYTVFIRTHFTKV; encoded by the coding sequence ATGTTTCAAACTCAATTTCAGCATTTTTATCAAGATAAAATTTCACGTTTTGTTTTAACCGGAGGTATTATTGGTGGGCTTTGTGGCCTATTAGCACTAATTATGCCTGAAATTACTGGCGGTGGATTCAGCATTATTCCAGCACTCAGCACTGGACAATATTCACTTATTGCAGTGTTACTTTTCTTTATTTTACGAACTATCACATCCATTATTAGCTTTGCATCTGGCGCCCCTGGTGGCATATTTGCCCCCACTCTCGCATTAGGTACTCTATTTGGTAGTGCATTCGGATTAATGGCAACATTACTTTTTCCTGATTATCAAATTCAAATCGGTACTTTTGCCATTGCCGGTATGGGTGCTTTATTCGCTGCAACGGTAAGAGCGCCACTGACAGGAATAGTTTTAGTATTAGAAATGACAGATAATTATCAGCTTATCCTGCCTATGATAATCACCTGCTTGGGTGCTACTATGTTGGCACAGCTATTAGGTGGCCGCCCTATCTACACCGTTTTTATTAGAACGCATTTTACAAAAGTCTGA
- the tehB gene encoding tellurite resistance protein TehB — protein sequence MELVSYKTMPEWTRTSIPLALLERHNTKEGTYAQMRVLQGNMTFVVFNEDGSQISVDCDTENQPPLIQPQQWHKIDKASDDVRCQLSFLCAPEDKLFKENDLSLPHSEVRYMATLTHPCKVLDLGAGRGRNSFYLASQGYDVTALDINASHIEAIESVKTKTALSVKSGLYDINEASLTEKYDIIISTVVLMFCQRERIATIIKNMQACTNNNGINVIVCPVETENSDPAEIPFKTFLRQGELADYYKDWEIIKYNENPGHLHKTDANGNRIALNFATLIARKK from the coding sequence ATGGAACTTGTTAGTTATAAAACAATGCCAGAGTGGACACGAACATCAATTCCTTTAGCGTTATTAGAACGTCACAATACAAAGGAAGGTACTTATGCTCAAATGCGTGTCCTACAAGGGAATATGACATTTGTCGTATTTAATGAGGATGGTTCACAAATTTCGGTGGACTGTGATACAGAAAATCAACCCCCTTTAATCCAACCTCAACAGTGGCATAAAATTGATAAAGCGAGTGATGATGTACGTTGCCAACTGTCGTTTTTATGTGCGCCAGAAGATAAACTCTTTAAAGAAAATGACTTGTCACTACCGCATTCTGAAGTGCGCTATATGGCAACATTAACTCACCCTTGTAAGGTCTTGGATTTAGGTGCAGGGCGTGGGCGAAATAGTTTTTATTTGGCGTCTCAAGGGTATGATGTCACGGCATTAGATATTAATGCCTCTCATATTGAGGCGATTGAAAGCGTTAAAACTAAAACAGCTTTGTCAGTAAAAAGTGGTTTATACGATATCAATGAAGCTTCACTGACTGAAAAATACGACATTATTATTTCAACTGTTGTGTTGATGTTTTGTCAACGAGAACGTATTGCAACTATTATTAAAAACATGCAAGCATGTACCAATAATAATGGTATTAATGTGATTGTTTGCCCAGTTGAAACAGAAAATAGTGATCCTGCTGAAATTCCATTTAAGACCTTTTTACGCCAAGGAGAATTAGCGGATTACTATAAAGACTGGGAAATCATCAAATATAATGAAAATCCGGGTCATTTACATAAAACCGATGCCAATGGTAATCGTATTGCTTTGAATTTTGCGACGTTAATTGCCCGTAAAAAATAA
- the kch gene encoding potassium channel protein — protein MKLSVILNVIETSKVTRKMMSLLLILNGMFIIYSILLSRGIYLNWEIHGFSAWLKSLGVLKLLDIPKVMLACALILLSIFMYLGARIAWCVSLILLATIVFLDVAVYQQIGFQAYFSFALAIGLLISWRAFPHHSLTSAGFVAFICTLSLLLFSMLGSLYIGDEFKPHITTLMDAFYFSIVCMTTLGFGDIVPISTNARIFTLTVVILGITVFTTSIVYVMGFLARGTRDIVKKRIAKMHNHFIIIGSSALASQLEKGLREQGKPVIAICTDKSKAVYDAQANIIEGDPTNLKTLQSANIAKANWVATLSESDAENTFILLTIQECSNVDAKLITIINQDENRDKISRLRPDMLFSLASLGKEIMMKVLCGESISSSDVTNLLLNKYLKS, from the coding sequence ATGAAATTATCCGTAATACTAAATGTGATAGAGACATCTAAAGTGACAAGAAAGATGATGTCTTTATTACTTATCTTAAATGGTATGTTTATCATTTACTCAATTCTGTTATCTCGTGGTATTTATCTGAATTGGGAAATTCATGGCTTTTCTGCGTGGCTTAAATCATTAGGGGTATTAAAATTACTAGATATCCCTAAGGTGATGCTAGCTTGTGCGTTAATTTTGCTCTCAATATTTATGTATTTAGGCGCAAGGATTGCGTGGTGTGTGTCTCTTATCTTATTAGCTACCATTGTTTTTCTTGATGTTGCGGTTTATCAGCAAATTGGTTTTCAGGCTTATTTTTCTTTTGCTTTGGCGATTGGATTATTAATAAGTTGGCGTGCCTTTCCGCATCATAGTTTAACTAGTGCTGGCTTTGTGGCTTTTATCTGTACCCTTTCTTTACTGTTATTCTCAATGTTGGGAAGCCTCTATATTGGGGACGAGTTCAAACCTCATATTACAACGTTAATGGATGCATTTTATTTTTCTATTGTCTGCATGACGACATTAGGATTTGGCGATATTGTGCCAATTAGTACAAATGCCCGTATTTTTACATTAACTGTTGTTATCTTAGGAATAACTGTTTTTACTACATCTATTGTGTATGTGATGGGGTTTCTTGCCCGAGGGACTCGCGATATTGTTAAGAAAAGGATCGCTAAAATGCATAATCATTTTATTATTATTGGATCTTCGGCACTGGCTTCACAATTAGAAAAAGGATTAAGAGAGCAAGGAAAACCAGTTATTGCGATTTGTACTGATAAAAGTAAAGCTGTCTATGATGCGCAAGCTAATATTATTGAAGGTGATCCAACTAACCTTAAAACGTTGCAATCCGCTAATATTGCTAAAGCCAATTGGGTAGCAACTTTATCTGAAAGTGATGCTGAAAATACGTTTATCTTACTTACTATCCAAGAGTGCTCTAATGTCGATGCCAAGTTAATTACTATTATTAATCAAGATGAAAATAGAGATAAGATCAGTCGATTACGTCCTGATATGCTGTTTTCTTTAGCGTCGTTAGGTAAAGAAATTATGATGAAAGTTTTATGTGGTGAATCTATTTCTTCATCAGATGTGACGAATTTGCTTTTAAATAAATATTTAAAATCATAA